The sequence ATAGCCCTTATTGCATCATCATTACTTGGAATAATAATATCAGCATTAGAAGGATCACAATTAGTATCTACAACAGCTACGATCGGTATGTTAAGCTTCTTTGCTTCACGAACCGCGATATGTTCCTTTTTTGTATCTATAATAAACAGCGCTTCCGGAATTTTTTTCATGTTAATAACACCATTTAAAAGATATTCTAGCTTTTGAATTTCCCTCTTTAATCCCTTTGCTTCCTTCTTTGGAAGACGCTCCATCTGCCCCTCTGATTCCAAGCTTTTAAGTTCTAGTAGATAGTCAATACGAGAACGGATTGTGTGAAAATTAGTCAACGTCCCGCCTAACCACCGTGTATTTACGAATGGCATCCCGCATCTGATTGCCTCTTCAGCAATAATGCCCTGTGCTTGCTTTTTTGTACCAACTATTAGAATCTCACCGCCATCAGCCACTATCTCCTTTACAAAATTGAAGGCTTTTTTGAAAAGATTCACCGTTTGTTGCAAGTCGATTATGTGAATCCCATTCCGGCTTCCAAAAATAAACGGTTTCATCCTCGGATTCCAATGGCTTACCTGATGTCCAAAGTGCACGCCAGCCTCCAGCAGCTGCTTCATGCCAATTAATTCACCAACCTGAGTCTCTTCGACCATAAATACCTCC comes from Thermodesulfobacteriota bacterium and encodes:
- the rpsB gene encoding 30S ribosomal protein S2, which codes for MVEETQVGELIGMKQLLEAGVHFGHQVSHWNPRMKPFIFGSRNGIHIIDLQQTVNLFKKAFNFVKEIVADGGEILIVGTKKQAQGIIAEEAIRCGMPFVNTRWLGGTLTNFHTIRSRIDYLLELKSLESEGQMERLPKKEAKGLKREIQKLEYLLNGVINMKKIPEALFIIDTKKEHIAVREAKKLNIPIVAVVDTNCDPSNADIIIPSNDDAIRAIKLFTSKVADACLEGKHIYDQRVLAGEIIKPEEAKAPVIVERKVFVFKEYGQAEEVRKGLSPEVYSADLTENIEETDNE